One window of Stenotrophomonas indicatrix genomic DNA carries:
- a CDS encoding DUF885 family protein: MKTRLAVALLIALSAPAVALAAPPTAAAPASVAAESAADAAFRALYEKEWKWRQDGGGEASEDEDAPANATRLPDVGAAAQQARLKVWDETLAALKKIDPKTLSPDNQVNYAIYRDQVFNLAEEVCLRGYEMPFNADSSFWSNLSFMARREMKTVQDYQNYIARLNDVPRYFDQQTDNMRAGLKRGFSVPRAVLDGREVSIATVAELKDPTESPLYAPFKKLPNTVPVAEQAKLQAQARAAISGKVVPAFQQLRTFFVNEYVPQARTTLAAEAMPDGKAYYKQQIHEYTTLDLSPDEIHRIGLDEVARIQKEMNDIIKQVKFKGSFAEFLTFLRTDPQFYARTPEELLSRAAWISKRADGQLGKYMTLPRARFTIVPVPPDIAPFWTAGRGGMGTYWLNTYNLPSRPLYNLPALTLHESDPGHALQGAIAAEQKNLPEFRRNAYISAYGEGWALYCEKLGVEMGIYETPYEDFGRLTYEMWRATRLVIDTGVHSKGWSREQALAYLRDHTALSEHEVTTEVDRYISWPGQALSYKLGEIAIVRLRAQAEKELGDKFDIKGFHDALLKQGSVPLPVLEQQIQAYIAERKKA; the protein is encoded by the coding sequence GTGAAAACCCGTCTTGCCGTTGCCCTGCTGATCGCCCTGTCTGCCCCCGCCGTGGCGTTGGCCGCGCCGCCCACCGCCGCCGCGCCGGCCAGCGTGGCCGCTGAATCGGCCGCCGATGCGGCCTTCCGCGCGCTGTACGAGAAGGAATGGAAGTGGCGCCAGGACGGCGGCGGCGAGGCCAGCGAGGACGAAGACGCCCCGGCCAACGCCACCCGCCTGCCCGACGTCGGCGCGGCCGCGCAGCAGGCGCGCTTGAAGGTATGGGACGAGACCCTGGCCGCGCTGAAGAAGATCGACCCGAAGACCCTGTCACCCGACAACCAGGTCAACTACGCGATCTACCGTGACCAGGTGTTCAACCTGGCCGAAGAAGTGTGCTTGCGCGGCTACGAAATGCCGTTCAACGCCGACTCCTCGTTCTGGTCCAACCTGTCCTTCATGGCCCGGCGCGAAATGAAGACCGTGCAGGATTACCAGAACTACATCGCGCGCCTGAATGATGTGCCGCGCTACTTCGACCAGCAGACCGACAACATGCGTGCCGGCCTGAAGCGCGGCTTCAGCGTGCCGCGTGCGGTGCTCGATGGTCGCGAGGTGTCCATCGCCACCGTCGCCGAACTGAAGGACCCGACCGAATCGCCGCTGTACGCGCCGTTCAAGAAGCTGCCCAACACCGTCCCGGTTGCCGAGCAGGCCAAGCTGCAGGCACAGGCGCGCGCGGCGATCAGCGGCAAGGTGGTGCCGGCGTTCCAGCAGTTGCGCACGTTCTTCGTCAACGAATACGTGCCGCAGGCGCGTACCACCCTGGCCGCCGAAGCGATGCCCGACGGCAAGGCGTACTACAAGCAGCAGATCCACGAATACACCACGCTGGACCTGTCACCGGACGAGATCCACCGCATCGGCCTGGATGAAGTGGCACGCATCCAGAAGGAAATGAACGACATCATCAAGCAGGTGAAGTTCAAGGGCAGCTTTGCCGAGTTCCTGACCTTCCTGCGTACCGACCCGCAGTTCTATGCCAGGACCCCGGAAGAACTGCTGTCGCGTGCCGCATGGATCTCCAAGCGTGCCGATGGCCAGCTCGGCAAGTACATGACATTGCCGCGCGCGCGCTTCACCATCGTGCCGGTGCCACCGGACATCGCGCCGTTCTGGACCGCCGGCCGAGGTGGCATGGGCACCTATTGGCTCAACACCTACAACCTGCCGTCGCGTCCGCTGTACAACCTGCCAGCGCTGACCCTGCACGAATCCGATCCGGGCCATGCACTGCAGGGTGCCATCGCCGCCGAGCAGAAGAACCTGCCGGAGTTCCGCCGCAATGCCTACATCTCTGCCTATGGCGAAGGTTGGGCGCTGTACTGCGAGAAGCTGGGCGTGGAAATGGGCATCTACGAAACCCCCTACGAGGATTTCGGTCGCCTGACCTATGAGATGTGGCGTGCCACGCGCCTGGTGATCGACACCGGCGTGCACAGCAAGGGCTGGAGCCGCGAGCAGGCGCTGGCCTACCTGCGTGACCACACGGCGCTGAGCGAGCACGAAGTGACCACCGAAGTGGACCGCTACATTTCCTGGCCGGGCCAGGCGTTGAGCTACAAGCTCGGCGAGATCGCCATCGTGCGCCTGCGTGCGCAGGCGGAGAAGGAACTGGGTGACAAGTTCGACATCAAAGGCTTCCACGACGCGCTGCTGAAGCAGGGTTCGGTGCCGCTGCCGGTGCTGGAGCAGCAGATCCAGGCGTACATCGCCGAGCGCAAGAAGGCCTGA
- a CDS encoding lipid-A-disaccharide synthase N-terminal domain-containing protein: MDLELHWLDQPLTWLYWTGLHVTGWKLIGYTGALMFGGRWLVQFVASKRAGKPVIPRLFWYMSVVGSLMTLSYFLFSAKQDSVGVLQNLFPAFTALYSLQLDIKHRGWKRDKASH; this comes from the coding sequence ATGGATCTGGAGCTTCACTGGCTGGACCAGCCGCTGACCTGGTTGTACTGGACCGGCCTGCATGTGACCGGTTGGAAGCTGATCGGCTACACCGGCGCATTGATGTTTGGCGGCCGCTGGCTGGTCCAGTTCGTCGCCTCCAAGCGCGCCGGCAAGCCGGTGATCCCGCGCCTGTTCTGGTACATGAGCGTGGTCGGCAGCCTGATGACGCTGAGCTACTTCCTGTTCTCGGCCAAGCAGGACTCGGTGGGCGTGCTGCAGAACCTGTTCCCGGCGTTCACCGCGCTGTACAGCCTGCAGCTGGACATCAAGCACCGCGGCTGGAAGCGGGACAAGGCCAGCCACTGA
- a CDS encoding glycosyltransferase family 2 protein, translating into MSQPELSVVVPVFNERDNVAPLVAEITAALRGRLPFEIVYIDDHSRDDTLAVLQGLKAITPELRVLHHVSQSGQSTAVRTGVKHARAPWIATLDGDGQNDPADIPKLLEARGTADAQVKLFAGWRVNRQDSGSKRWASKWANAIRARMLRDDTPDTGCGIKLFERNAFLDLPYFDHMHRYLPALMQRAGWKTISVPVNHRHRTAGVSKYNNLGRALVGIRDLRGVAWLITRSKRTAVEER; encoded by the coding sequence ATGAGCCAACCCGAGCTGTCCGTCGTCGTCCCAGTATTCAACGAGCGCGACAACGTCGCGCCCCTGGTGGCCGAAATCACCGCTGCACTGCGCGGCCGGCTGCCGTTCGAGATCGTCTACATCGATGATCATTCGCGCGATGACACCCTGGCCGTGCTGCAGGGCCTGAAGGCCATCACGCCGGAGCTGCGCGTGCTGCACCACGTCTCGCAGAGCGGGCAGAGCACCGCGGTACGTACCGGCGTCAAGCACGCGCGTGCACCGTGGATCGCCACCCTCGACGGTGATGGCCAGAACGATCCGGCCGACATCCCCAAGCTGTTGGAGGCCCGCGGTACCGCCGACGCCCAGGTGAAGCTGTTTGCCGGCTGGCGCGTCAACCGCCAGGACAGCGGCAGCAAGCGCTGGGCCAGCAAGTGGGCCAACGCCATCCGCGCGCGCATGCTGCGCGATGACACCCCCGATACCGGCTGCGGCATCAAGCTGTTCGAGCGCAACGCCTTCCTTGATCTGCCGTACTTCGACCACATGCATCGCTACCTGCCGGCGCTGATGCAGCGCGCCGGCTGGAAGACCATCAGTGTGCCGGTCAACCATCGTCACCGCACCGCGGGCGTGTCCAAGTACAACAATCTCGGCCGCGCGCTGGTCGGCATCCGCGACCTGCGCGGCGTGGCCTGGCTGATCACCCGCAGCAAGCGCACCGCGGTGGAGGAGCGTTGA
- a CDS encoding NAD-dependent epimerase/dehydratase family protein, producing MTILLTGAAGFIGAYTARALLDAGQSVVGLDNFNDYYDPQIKRDRVAALCPRLDLRTLDLTDREGLAALFDEIQPTAVIHLAAQAGVRYSLENPHAYVDSNLVGFVNMLELCRHRGVQHLVYASSSSVYGDSATPPFSEDQRVDQPRSLYAATKAANELMAYTYAQLYGLRATGLRFFTVYGPWGRPDMAPLLFSRAVLAGRSIDVFNEGRMQRDFTHVSDIVAGILGALAHPADGPVPHRVFNLGNHTPVELERFIGVIEQAAGRPAQKVYKPMQPGDMVRTMADTRRAHDAFGYEPVMPIEQGLPPVVQWCREYFADRA from the coding sequence ATGACCATCCTGCTCACCGGCGCAGCCGGCTTCATCGGTGCCTACACCGCGCGTGCCCTGCTTGATGCGGGCCAGTCGGTGGTCGGCTTGGACAACTTCAACGATTACTACGACCCGCAGATCAAGCGCGACCGTGTGGCCGCGCTGTGCCCGAGGCTGGACCTGCGCACGCTGGACCTGACCGACCGCGAGGGCCTGGCCGCGCTGTTCGACGAGATCCAGCCGACGGCGGTGATCCACCTGGCCGCGCAGGCCGGGGTGCGTTATTCGCTGGAAAACCCGCACGCCTACGTCGACAGCAACCTGGTCGGCTTCGTCAACATGCTTGAACTGTGCCGACACCGTGGCGTGCAGCACCTGGTGTATGCGTCCAGCAGTTCGGTGTATGGCGATTCGGCTACGCCGCCGTTCTCCGAAGACCAGCGCGTGGACCAGCCGCGCTCGCTGTACGCCGCCACCAAGGCCGCCAATGAACTGATGGCCTACACCTACGCGCAGCTGTATGGCCTGCGTGCCACCGGCCTGCGCTTCTTCACCGTGTACGGCCCGTGGGGCAGGCCGGACATGGCGCCGCTGCTGTTCTCGCGCGCGGTGCTGGCCGGTCGTTCGATCGATGTGTTCAACGAAGGCCGCATGCAGCGCGACTTCACACATGTCTCCGACATCGTGGCCGGTATTCTCGGCGCCCTCGCGCACCCGGCTGATGGTCCGGTGCCGCACCGGGTGTTCAATCTCGGCAACCACACGCCGGTCGAGCTGGAGCGCTTCATCGGCGTGATCGAGCAGGCCGCTGGTCGCCCCGCGCAGAAGGTCTACAAGCCGATGCAGCCGGGCGACATGGTACGCACGATGGCCGATACCCGGCGCGCACATGACGCATTTGGCTACGAACCGGTCATGCCCATCGAACAGGGCCTGCCACCGGTGGTGCAGTGGTGCCGCGAGTATTTTGCTGATCGCGCGTGA
- a CDS encoding suppressor of fused domain protein, whose amino-acid sequence MTIEIDDVSPGGSPILVHNREKDFTPAQGESHIEEISAHIERHLGPISGVFHEIISDIVHIDVHVVPATDECPYLRLVTSGMSDLPMAVPDEVDAPRHMELMVTLSADWPITQDAFEDERNYWPVRLLKTLARLPHEYDTWLGFGHTIPNGHPSEPYAPGVGFDGAIVLPPVTTPDDFGTLELEDGTTIEFMAIVPLYPEEMDLKLKKDSETLLDRFDAKNIQDVIQPGRTNVAKKRFGLF is encoded by the coding sequence ATGACCATTGAAATCGACGACGTCAGCCCAGGCGGCAGCCCGATTCTCGTGCACAACCGCGAGAAGGACTTCACACCGGCCCAGGGCGAGTCGCACATCGAGGAAATCAGCGCGCACATCGAGCGCCATCTTGGCCCGATCTCCGGTGTCTTCCACGAAATCATCTCCGATATCGTGCACATCGACGTGCACGTGGTGCCGGCCACCGACGAGTGCCCGTACCTGCGCCTGGTGACCTCGGGCATGAGCGATCTGCCGATGGCCGTGCCCGATGAGGTGGACGCCCCCCGGCACATGGAACTGATGGTGACCCTGTCGGCGGATTGGCCGATCACCCAGGATGCCTTCGAGGATGAGCGCAACTATTGGCCGGTGCGTCTGTTGAAGACCCTGGCGCGGTTGCCGCATGAGTACGACACCTGGCTGGGCTTCGGCCACACCATTCCCAACGGCCATCCGTCCGAGCCCTATGCACCGGGCGTGGGATTCGATGGCGCCATCGTGCTGCCGCCGGTCACCACCCCGGACGATTTCGGCACGCTGGAGCTGGAAGACGGCACGACCATCGAGTTCATGGCGATCGTGCCGCTGTACCCGGAAGAGATGGACCTGAAGCTGAAGAAGGATTCGGAAACCCTGCTGGACCGCTTCGATGCGAAGAACATCCAGGATGTCATCCAGCCGGGGCGCACCAATGTGGCCAAGAAGCGTTTCGGCCTGTTCTAG
- a CDS encoding ParB/RepB/Spo0J family partition protein produces MTSSKPAAKKRGLGRGLDALLGPKGSVSQVQASTAVIEPLPGEVLRKLPVGQLQPGKYQPRREMDQGKLSELADSIKSQGVIQPILVRQLPAGNFEIVAGERRWRASQLAGLDEVPVVVRELEDRTVIAMALIENIQREDLNPLEEAEALQRLISEFTLTHAEAAEAVGRSRAAVSNLLRLLELPIAIRLLLETRRLEMGHARALLTLAPELASKLAQEAADEGWSVREVERRAQAFAAGKVPSNRPQPVAKVQQADIASLETELSEVLGTSVAINHGRGGKGKLIIHYANLDTLDGVLERLRTRQG; encoded by the coding sequence ATGACCAGCAGCAAGCCTGCAGCCAAGAAGCGAGGCCTCGGCCGCGGCCTGGACGCACTGCTCGGTCCGAAGGGCTCGGTCAGCCAGGTGCAGGCCAGCACGGCGGTGATCGAGCCGCTGCCCGGTGAAGTGCTGCGCAAGCTGCCGGTAGGCCAGCTGCAGCCGGGCAAGTACCAGCCGCGTCGCGAAATGGACCAGGGCAAGCTGTCCGAACTGGCCGACTCGATCAAGTCGCAGGGCGTGATCCAGCCGATCCTGGTGCGCCAGCTGCCGGCAGGCAACTTCGAAATCGTCGCCGGTGAACGTCGCTGGCGCGCCTCGCAGCTGGCTGGCCTGGACGAAGTGCCGGTGGTGGTGCGCGAGCTGGAAGACCGCACCGTCATCGCGATGGCGCTGATCGAGAACATCCAGCGTGAAGACCTCAACCCGCTGGAAGAAGCCGAAGCACTGCAGCGCCTCATCAGCGAATTCACCCTGACCCATGCCGAGGCCGCCGAGGCCGTCGGCCGCTCGCGCGCGGCGGTGTCCAACCTGCTGCGCCTGCTGGAACTGCCGATCGCCATCCGCCTGCTGCTGGAAACGCGCCGGCTGGAGATGGGGCACGCCCGCGCGCTGCTGACGCTGGCCCCGGAACTGGCCAGCAAGCTGGCCCAGGAAGCGGCCGATGAAGGCTGGTCGGTGCGTGAGGTCGAGCGTCGTGCGCAGGCGTTCGCCGCCGGCAAGGTGCCGAGCAACCGTCCGCAGCCGGTGGCCAAGGTGCAGCAGGCCGATATCGCCTCGCTGGAAACCGAGCTGTCCGAAGTACTGGGCACCTCCGTTGCGATCAACCATGGCCGCGGTGGCAAGGGCAAGCTGATCATCCATTACGCCAACCTGGACACGCTTGATGGCGTGCTGGAGCGGCTGCGCACGCGCCAGGGCTGA
- a CDS encoding ParA family protein, translating to MARIIAIANQKGGVGKTTTAVNLAASLANAPKRVLLVDLDSQGNATMGSGVDKRELVSSTYDLLLGESSAADVRVQTAEGYDLLPGNIDLTAAEIQLMAQSEREQRLKRALAPIRDEYDYILIDCPPALSLLTLNALAAADSVIVPMQCEYYALEGLSALVETIEALRANLNPALEIEGVLRTMFDVRNNLANAVSAELTEHFGDRVFRTIVPRNVRLAEAPSHGQSIVGYDRASRGGVAYLGLAGEIIRRNNERNKASKAVETV from the coding sequence ATGGCCCGCATCATCGCCATCGCCAACCAGAAGGGTGGCGTCGGCAAGACCACGACCGCCGTCAACCTGGCCGCTTCCCTGGCCAACGCACCCAAGCGCGTGCTGTTGGTCGACCTGGATTCCCAGGGCAACGCGACCATGGGCAGTGGCGTGGACAAGCGCGAGCTGGTCTCCTCCACCTACGATCTGCTGCTGGGCGAGTCCAGCGCTGCCGACGTCCGCGTGCAGACCGCCGAAGGCTACGACCTGCTGCCGGGCAACATCGACCTGACCGCGGCCGAGATCCAGCTGATGGCGCAGAGCGAGCGCGAGCAGCGCCTGAAGCGCGCGCTGGCGCCGATCCGCGACGAGTACGACTACATCCTGATCGACTGCCCGCCGGCGCTCTCGCTGCTGACCCTCAACGCACTGGCCGCCGCCGATTCGGTGATCGTGCCGATGCAGTGCGAGTACTACGCGCTGGAAGGCCTGAGCGCGCTGGTGGAAACCATCGAAGCGCTGCGTGCCAACCTCAACCCGGCGCTGGAGATCGAAGGCGTGCTGCGCACCATGTTTGATGTGCGCAACAACCTGGCCAATGCCGTGTCGGCCGAGCTCACCGAGCATTTCGGTGACCGCGTGTTCCGCACCATCGTACCGCGCAACGTGCGCCTGGCCGAGGCGCCCAGCCATGGCCAGAGCATCGTCGGCTACGATCGTGCTTCGCGCGGCGGCGTGGCCTACCTCGGCCTGGCCGGCGAGATCATCCGTCGCAACAACGAACGCAACAAGGCCAGCAAGGCCGTGGAGACCGTCTGA
- the rsmG gene encoding 16S rRNA (guanine(527)-N(7))-methyltransferase RsmG — MSEHDLPAGVANTLQQGLASMGLAAELAPPLLRYLALLHRWNGTYNLTAIRDPQEMVTRHLLDSLAMQPFVADGSLADLGTGPGLPGIPLAIACPGLQVTLVESNGKKARFMREAVRQLGLGNARVAESRAEALAEPGSYDQLTARAMDTLAGIVRVGGHLLRPGGVLLAMKGVYPHEEIAALPAGWQVREVVPLSVPGLAGERHLVTVTGP; from the coding sequence ATGAGCGAACACGATCTTCCCGCCGGCGTAGCGAACACGCTGCAGCAGGGCCTGGCCAGCATGGGCCTGGCCGCCGAGCTGGCCCCGCCGCTGCTGCGCTACCTGGCGCTGCTGCACCGCTGGAACGGCACCTACAACCTCACCGCCATCCGCGATCCGCAGGAAATGGTCACCCGCCATCTGCTCGATTCACTGGCGATGCAGCCGTTCGTGGCCGATGGCAGCCTGGCCGACCTCGGTACCGGCCCCGGGTTGCCGGGCATCCCGCTGGCGATCGCCTGCCCGGGTCTGCAGGTCACCCTGGTGGAAAGCAACGGCAAGAAAGCCCGCTTCATGCGCGAGGCCGTGCGCCAGCTGGGCCTGGGCAATGCCCGCGTGGCCGAATCGCGCGCCGAAGCGCTGGCCGAGCCGGGCAGCTACGACCAGCTGACCGCGCGCGCGATGGACACCTTGGCCGGCATCGTCCGCGTCGGTGGCCACCTGCTGCGCCCCGGTGGCGTGCTGCTGGCCATGAAGGGCGTCTACCCGCATGAAGAGATCGCAGCGCTGCCGGCCGGTTGGCAGGTGCGCGAGGTGGTCCCGCTGAGCGTGCCCGGCTTGGCCGGTGAACGCCATCTGGTCACCGTCACAGGCCCCTGA
- a CDS encoding 4'-phosphopantetheinyl transferase superfamily protein, giving the protein MSLPATLEGPWRFGPVTVWRCPHVPGQRGEPQARQVLAQALGGEPDALPLVRDDKGRPELSGALAHYGTGWSHSGEVLLVALGEGVRLGVDLELLRPRPRMLEIIQRFFHPDEVAWLQGLDEADREHWFFRVWCAKEALLKAHGQGISFGLHRLQLAPADDGALHLRWCDPELGEAACWHLHEWQASGQFRAALAWYPQ; this is encoded by the coding sequence ATGAGCCTGCCAGCCACCCTTGAGGGCCCCTGGCGGTTTGGCCCGGTCACCGTGTGGCGCTGCCCGCACGTGCCCGGCCAGCGCGGTGAGCCGCAGGCCCGGCAGGTGCTGGCACAGGCACTGGGGGGCGAGCCGGATGCGCTGCCGCTGGTGCGCGACGACAAGGGCCGGCCGGAACTGAGTGGCGCGCTCGCCCACTACGGCACCGGCTGGAGCCACAGCGGCGAGGTCCTGCTGGTGGCGCTGGGCGAGGGCGTGCGGCTGGGCGTGGACCTGGAACTGCTGCGGCCGCGCCCGCGCATGCTGGAAATCATCCAGCGCTTCTTCCATCCCGACGAAGTGGCTTGGCTGCAAGGCCTGGACGAGGCCGACCGCGAACATTGGTTCTTCCGCGTCTGGTGTGCCAAGGAAGCGCTGCTGAAGGCGCACGGGCAGGGCATTTCCTTCGGCCTGCACCGCCTGCAGCTGGCCCCGGCCGACGATGGCGCCCTGCACCTGCGCTGGTGCGACCCGGAGCTGGGCGAGGCCGCGTGCTGGCACCTGCACGAATGGCAGGCCAGTGGCCAGTTCCGCGCCGCATTGGCCTGGTATCCGCAGTGA
- a CDS encoding GlsB/YeaQ/YmgE family stress response membrane protein → MGIIIWLIVGGIVGWLASIIMKRDGQQGIILNIVVGIVGALISGWLFGGGINEAITLRTFLFSLIGAVILLAIVNLFTRKSIR, encoded by the coding sequence ATGGGAATCATCATCTGGCTGATCGTCGGCGGCATCGTCGGCTGGCTGGCAAGCATCATCATGAAGCGAGATGGCCAGCAGGGCATCATCCTCAACATCGTGGTGGGCATCGTTGGCGCACTGATTTCCGGCTGGCTGTTCGGCGGCGGCATCAATGAAGCGATCACCCTGCGCACGTTCCTGTTCTCGCTGATCGGCGCGGTGATCCTGCTGGCGATCGTCAATCTGTTCACCCGCAAGAGCATACGCTGA
- the xth gene encoding exodeoxyribonuclease III, which translates to MKIASWNVNSLNVRLPHLEQWLKEFGPDIVGIQETKLEDHKFPDSALVAAGYRSVFAGQKTYNGVALVSREPAQDVQIGIPGFEDEQKRVIAGTFGDLRVINLYVVNGQDVGTDKYEYKLRWLDAVHAWIVEELQRHPKLIVMGDFNIAPDARDVHDPEVWNENHILTSTAERGALAKLLQLGLHDGFRLHNDEAGTFSWWDYRAAGFRRNLGLRIDLTLVSDALKGSAVASGIDREPRTWERPSDHAPAWVQLG; encoded by the coding sequence ATGAAGATCGCCTCGTGGAACGTCAATTCGCTCAATGTCCGCCTGCCGCACCTGGAGCAGTGGCTCAAGGAGTTCGGCCCGGACATCGTCGGCATCCAGGAAACCAAGCTGGAGGACCACAAGTTCCCGGATTCGGCGCTGGTCGCCGCCGGTTACCGCAGCGTGTTCGCCGGGCAGAAGACCTACAACGGCGTGGCGCTGGTGTCGCGCGAGCCGGCGCAGGACGTGCAGATCGGCATTCCCGGCTTCGAGGACGAGCAGAAGCGGGTCATCGCCGGCACTTTCGGCGACCTGCGGGTGATCAACCTGTACGTGGTCAACGGCCAGGACGTCGGCACCGACAAGTACGAGTACAAGCTGCGCTGGCTGGACGCCGTGCATGCCTGGATCGTCGAAGAACTGCAGCGGCATCCGAAGTTGATCGTGATGGGCGACTTCAACATCGCCCCCGATGCGCGCGACGTGCACGACCCTGAGGTCTGGAACGAGAACCACATCCTGACCTCCACCGCTGAGCGCGGCGCGCTGGCCAAACTGTTGCAGCTGGGCCTGCACGATGGCTTCCGCCTGCACAACGACGAGGCAGGTACGTTCAGCTGGTGGGATTACCGCGCAGCGGGTTTCCGCCGCAACCTCGGCCTGCGCATCGACCTGACCCTGGTCTCCGATGCACTGAAGGGCAGTGCGGTGGCCTCGGGCATCGACCGCGAGCCGCGCACCTGGGAACGTCCCAGCGACCATGCACCGGCGTGGGTGCAGCTGGGCTGA